In Candidatus Epulonipiscium viviparus, one DNA window encodes the following:
- a CDS encoding dynamin family protein yields MGEFKTGKSSLINALLGEPILKSAVTPTTAIITLISYGATRRVLATFVDKTVREFSELDFHALTAEGDEGVALRKIIQTVEIFIDHPLLRNITLVDTPGLNVDNANHISITKKFVKNADAIVWVLGAARGASRTEVRAIRNLHIKPTIVVNRIDEIDDEEENLDDVLSDISKILGDADVVGVSALWAEAGRVIGDDRLIAESNLVALINKIMNTV; encoded by the coding sequence ATGGGAGAGTTTAAAACTGGTAAATCTTCCCTAATTAATGCGTTACTGGGTGAGCCGATTTTGAAGTCTGCCGTAACTCCGACAACGGCCATAATTACGCTCATTTCTTATGGCGCAACTAGGCGGGTTCTTGCCACTTTTGTTGACAAAACTGTTCGTGAATTTTCCGAATTGGATTTTCACGCATTGACAGCGGAGGGTGACGAGGGGGTTGCGCTTCGAAAAATTATTCAAACTGTAGAAATATTTATAGATCATCCGTTGTTACGAAATATAACTCTGGTTGATACTCCGGGGTTGAACGTTGACAATGCGAATCACATTTCAATTACCAAAAAATTCGTCAAAAATGCCGATGCGATTGTGTGGGTGCTTGGCGCGGCTCGAGGCGCATCTAGAACAGAAGTTAGAGCAATTCGGAACTTGCATATAAAACCCACGATTGTTGTGAATCGAATAGACGAAATTGATGATGAAGAAGAGAATCTCGACGATGTGTTGTCAGATATTTCAAAAATTCTAGGAGATGCGGATGTTGTCGGCGTATCGGCGTTGTGGGCAGAAGCAGGTCGAGTTATCGGTGATGATCGGTTAATAGCGGAGAGTAATTTAGTTGCGCTGATAAATAAAATAATGAATACAGTATAA
- a CDS encoding leucine-rich repeat domain-containing protein, which produces MSTSEKILRYIYLQYGAAVFVDSIKLKTLLNAKIDGTDQMILSLAIDHAVASKVVRKVLSANDHKAIASIIDDLVNTGKWQPAVATKIVNCFVTAKFGQKIEPDTKVVFAKKPSCNLANYNKNIFIISNKVLKKYCGKSSQVCIPDGVVAIADKAFYECDYITDVVFPETLQTIGEKAFFKCSKLVKIDIPDGVSTIGKQAFKYCSELTTVKISNSVMDIGVESFYGCINLVHLELSQSLTVIPSCAFALCSKLISVKLPEDLMEIGEFAFAICSNLIDIEIPKMVMNIGIYAFAACKNLESLYIPENVSTIADHSFYRCSGLERIVISGYNVTIGNSSFAECSNLSQVQLLNDIYSIGNKTFYQCNNLKFVSLPPSLRSIKNIAVNFTRMQFVTKGSRFWNLLTQ; this is translated from the coding sequence ATGAGTACATCAGAAAAAATATTGAGATATATATATTTACAATACGGGGCAGCAGTTTTTGTGGACAGTATCAAATTAAAGACTCTTTTAAATGCAAAGATAGATGGCACTGATCAAATGATATTATCACTGGCAATAGACCACGCCGTGGCATCAAAAGTTGTTCGAAAAGTTTTGTCTGCAAATGATCATAAAGCCATCGCCTCCATTATCGACGATCTAGTGAATACTGGCAAATGGCAACCGGCTGTTGCGACAAAAATTGTTAACTGCTTTGTGACTGCAAAGTTTGGTCAAAAAATTGAGCCAGACACTAAAGTTGTTTTTGCTAAAAAACCTAGTTGTAATTTGGCTAATTATAATAAAAACATATTTATAATTTCTAACAAAGTTTTGAAAAAGTATTGCGGCAAATCATCGCAAGTGTGTATTCCCGATGGAGTTGTGGCGATAGCCGACAAAGCATTTTATGAATGCGATTACATAACAGATGTTGTATTTCCTGAAACACTGCAAACTATAGGCGAGAAGGCGTTTTTTAAATGTAGTAAATTGGTTAAAATTGACATTCCGGATGGAGTATCAACAATAGGCAAGCAGGCATTTAAGTATTGTAGTGAATTAACCACTGTCAAAATATCGAATAGTGTGATGGATATAGGCGTGGAATCATTTTACGGGTGCATTAATCTTGTACATCTCGAGCTTTCTCAATCTTTAACAGTTATCCCCAGCTGCGCCTTTGCTCTGTGCTCCAAATTGATAAGCGTAAAGCTTCCTGAAGATCTTATGGAAATAGGTGAGTTTGCATTTGCGATATGTAGTAATTTGATTGATATAGAGATTCCCAAAATGGTGATGAATATAGGAATATACGCCTTTGCGGCATGCAAAAATTTAGAATCTTTGTATATTCCGGAGAATGTGAGTACAATAGCAGATCATTCATTTTATAGATGCTCCGGGTTAGAACGCATTGTTATATCCGGATATAATGTCACTATTGGCAATAGCTCTTTCGCTGAGTGTAGTAATTTGTCGCAGGTGCAACTGTTAAATGATATATATTCTATTGGAAACAAAACATTCTATCAATGCAATAACCTAAAGTTTGTGTCGCTTCCACCATCGCTTAGATCTATTAAAAATATAGCCGTTAACTTTACGCGGATGCAATTTGTAACTAAAGGAAGTAGATTTTGGAACTTACTAACGCAATAA
- a CDS encoding exo-alpha-sialidase, which produces MKKLNFVLSMLLLTTGSTAYAADDDAGKLTLEETKAAIAELEYLRTRTADDAISAEVLDQIQDRVLGQTAKSAVNKTEDNMIEPIYSFDKAYFETLDKEVVASEDYIYWEQFAPGNAGYSEGVHMHSTDPNTFYNLPDMKNRYVTFDQGNHFVSMNDINESSKSNPNPGGDSGIDFSHQDENFGFAAGSGLWLTTNKGLSWTKLTTGGAPTSRVGDVAVDPTDDNIWLAGTGKYWDVKRNHYTKAKPHGVNPIGAAGLYKSSDKGVTWGKLTETGIPGAATFGQILFNPFDTQEVYAGTSYGLYKSVDGGRSFKKLDIDGDGLVDPADANDLVHDFKLYIDHENKSIQIVAIHQIDYFLNDETKSLDQTGGIMRSYDGGETWENITGDLGLNLAEVNEETIKIVDPTGETNPGNFVNAWYWTPNFIGRYFSGTEKYPSKNTTEVRNAIKAEYPNYPTNYIPTFDRIVIDPTNPDRIYISHNAAHATSMRLGEVWGTADGGKTWDILTRTGYGWGESAEYWEKSGKVQEGADLSKPNVTYHHAGDAYYYHDLYSTQGARDLDIALDGTVFVMFRSLVKSTDGGKTWEQTDVKYREDGSMTGTGGSNLPGGGILTDPRDPDLMYLVSGENSLFQVVDKGEGNDPAYIKHLPNSPESAADIAISPADINTMYMTIMRQHGAGEFFRSTDAGQTWESISSPLVGKTANINNKSVGTMVIDPSDPKTILFTVSNGLLHETSGGRNPETEHLGVWKSTDGGYTWAQKNEGLPTDAWAYQLLFDPRDPNILYAGMPYSKSTITDPERDKNSGVGMYVSYDKAETWELLSGLPKAVTQVNDINIDPLGNLYIAAGTSSFSVTGSPAGTAATGGVWVLKNGSTIWQKIFEGRYVTLIEFDQNHPNRLLVSNRPSDTSDSKVINNGVYISENFGNTWKKANTNIGNATKIYDLKFDSQDPQIIWATSQSGGFYKGYISELDPEALQ; this is translated from the coding sequence ATGAAAAAATTAAATTTTGTATTATCAATGTTACTGTTAACGACGGGATCAACTGCCTATGCTGCTGACGACGATGCTGGGAAGTTGACGTTGGAGGAGACGAAAGCTGCTATTGCCGAATTGGAGTATTTGAGAACGCGAACTGCAGATGATGCGATATCTGCGGAAGTTTTAGATCAAATTCAAGATCGCGTTTTGGGGCAAACGGCGAAGTCGGCAGTGAATAAAACGGAGGATAATATGATTGAACCTATATACTCGTTTGATAAGGCATACTTTGAGACGCTGGATAAAGAAGTTGTGGCATCGGAAGATTATATTTATTGGGAACAGTTTGCACCGGGCAATGCCGGATACTCGGAAGGAGTTCATATGCACTCCACAGATCCTAACACATTTTATAACTTACCTGATATGAAAAATCGCTACGTAACATTTGATCAAGGAAACCATTTTGTATCGATGAATGATATCAACGAGTCATCTAAAAGCAATCCAAATCCGGGTGGAGATTCTGGAATAGACTTTTCGCATCAAGATGAGAATTTTGGATTTGCAGCAGGGTCGGGATTGTGGCTTACTACAAACAAAGGGCTCAGCTGGACCAAATTAACAACTGGTGGCGCACCTACTAGCCGTGTTGGAGATGTTGCAGTTGACCCTACTGACGACAATATTTGGCTTGCAGGTACAGGAAAATACTGGGATGTTAAGCGCAATCATTATACGAAAGCAAAGCCGCATGGGGTCAATCCGATAGGTGCGGCGGGGCTATATAAATCTTCCGATAAGGGAGTGACCTGGGGCAAGCTGACCGAGACAGGCATTCCGGGGGCGGCAACATTTGGGCAAATCTTATTTAATCCATTTGATACGCAAGAAGTTTATGCAGGAACATCCTATGGGCTATACAAAAGCGTAGATGGAGGCCGCTCATTTAAGAAGCTAGATATCGATGGTGATGGCTTGGTAGATCCCGCAGATGCAAACGATCTAGTGCATGATTTCAAATTGTATATAGATCATGAAAATAAGTCTATCCAGATTGTGGCGATTCACCAGATCGATTATTTCTTAAACGACGAAACCAAAAGTCTGGATCAAACAGGCGGAATTATGCGCAGCTATGATGGCGGCGAGACCTGGGAAAACATCACCGGAGATTTGGGGTTAAACTTAGCAGAAGTCAATGAAGAAACTATCAAAATTGTAGACCCAACTGGCGAAACTAATCCCGGAAACTTTGTAAACGCTTGGTATTGGACTCCAAACTTTATTGGCAGATATTTTAGTGGTACCGAAAAATATCCTTCCAAAAATACGACAGAAGTTCGCAATGCTATTAAGGCAGAGTATCCCAACTACCCAACAAACTACATTCCAACATTTGATAGAATTGTAATTGACCCAACAAATCCTGATAGAATCTATATTTCTCATAATGCAGCGCACGCAACATCGATGCGATTGGGCGAAGTTTGGGGTACGGCAGATGGTGGAAAAACATGGGATATTTTAACGCGAACCGGATATGGATGGGGCGAATCTGCAGAGTATTGGGAGAAGTCGGGCAAAGTTCAAGAGGGTGCCGACCTTAGCAAGCCAAACGTGACTTACCATCACGCAGGAGATGCCTACTACTATCACGATTTATATTCGACACAAGGCGCGAGAGACTTAGATATCGCACTAGACGGTACAGTTTTTGTAATGTTTAGAAGTCTTGTGAAATCGACTGATGGGGGAAAAACGTGGGAGCAAACTGATGTTAAGTATCGAGAAGACGGCTCGATGACAGGAACTGGTGGATCAAATTTGCCTGGCGGAGGAATATTAACAGACCCTCGCGACCCAGACTTGATGTATCTGGTGAGTGGTGAAAACAGCCTTTTCCAAGTAGTGGATAAAGGAGAAGGCAACGACCCTGCATATATAAAGCATCTTCCGAACTCGCCAGAGTCTGCAGCAGACATTGCAATCTCCCCAGCAGATATCAATACGATGTATATGACAATAATGCGCCAACACGGTGCGGGCGAATTTTTTAGATCCACCGATGCGGGGCAAACCTGGGAATCCATATCGTCTCCACTTGTTGGCAAAACTGCGAATATCAACAACAAAAGCGTGGGAACAATGGTGATCGACCCTAGTGATCCAAAGACCATTTTGTTTACGGTTTCAAATGGGCTTCTTCACGAAACATCTGGCGGTCGAAATCCCGAAACCGAGCACCTAGGCGTGTGGAAATCTACTGACGGCGGATACACATGGGCACAAAAAAACGAGGGGCTCCCAACCGACGCGTGGGCATACCAATTGCTATTTGACCCTCGCGACCCTAATATTCTATATGCGGGAATGCCATATAGCAAGAGCACAATAACCGACCCCGAGCGCGACAAAAACTCTGGCGTTGGAATGTACGTATCCTATGATAAAGCAGAAACGTGGGAGCTCCTTTCGGGATTGCCAAAGGCGGTCACACAGGTGAATGATATCAACATCGATCCGTTGGGCAATCTTTATATTGCAGCTGGAACCTCCTCTTTTTCAGTAACCGGGTCACCTGCTGGTACAGCAGCAACTGGAGGGGTTTGGGTTCTCAAAAACGGAAGCACCATATGGCAAAAAATCTTTGAAGGCAGATACGTAACTCTCATCGAATTTGATCAAAATCATCCTAACCGCCTTCTTGTAAGCAACCGACCAAGCGATACTAGTGATAGTAAAGTCATCAACAACGGGGTATACATCTCTGAAAACTTTGGAAATACTTGGAAAAAGGCTAACACCAACATTGGCAACGCCACCAAGATTTATGACCTAAAATTTGACTCACAAGACCCGCAAATAATATGGGCAACGAGCCAATCGGGCGGCTTCTACAAAGGATACATTTCAGAGCTCGATCCTGAGGCGCTTCAATAG
- a CDS encoding AraC family transcriptional regulator, which produces MIKANNIEDIMTNNPNLNFKILVINNHFKIRTTNVSAQCVEPNLLIFCKSDKGYFKIGEQNYKISANRIIVIPSNIVHRAYHNPKDYISVVIIRFLPQPNPKLFGSKPFVFDLPQTTAFWSIIENMVNFALNHNIHEVTNNIIASNLLKAVFWNIVAVLKSGLSNDITINKAIAYIEKNLHQYKYVTVEELLSHVNLNHCEFTNRFKQATGITFKRYLFEKKMQIAKQLLLMGEYSIDQIAYILTYSDRYIFSNQFKRCFGVSPAKMRREARSSQATC; this is translated from the coding sequence ATGATAAAAGCAAATAACATAGAAGATATAATGACAAATAATCCAAACTTAAATTTCAAAATATTAGTAATTAACAATCATTTTAAAATTCGAACGACCAACGTTTCGGCCCAATGCGTAGAGCCCAATTTGCTTATTTTTTGCAAAAGCGATAAAGGATATTTTAAAATAGGCGAACAAAATTATAAAATTTCCGCCAACAGAATTATTGTGATTCCTAGCAACATCGTTCACAGAGCATATCACAATCCCAAAGATTATATTTCTGTTGTAATAATTAGGTTTTTGCCCCAGCCAAATCCCAAGCTTTTTGGCTCAAAACCATTTGTGTTTGATTTGCCTCAAACAACAGCTTTTTGGTCTATCATAGAAAACATGGTAAATTTTGCCTTAAATCATAATATTCACGAAGTAACCAATAACATTATTGCATCCAATTTGCTAAAGGCTGTGTTTTGGAATATTGTTGCAGTCCTAAAGTCAGGCCTTTCGAATGACATTACTATAAATAAAGCTATTGCTTACATCGAAAAAAATCTGCATCAATATAAATATGTAACAGTCGAAGAGCTTTTATCTCATGTCAACCTTAATCATTGTGAATTTACTAATAGATTTAAACAGGCTACCGGCATCACTTTCAAAAGATATCTCTTCGAAAAGAAAATGCAGATAGCCAAGCAGTTACTACTAATGGGCGAGTACTCGATCGATCAGATTGCCTATATTTTAACCTACAGCGACCGATATATATTTTCAAATCAGTTTAAACGCTGCTTTGGGGTATCTCCAGCAAAAATGAGACGAGAGGCGAGATCTAGTCAAGCGACATGCTAA
- a CDS encoding glycoside hydrolase family 2 protein, which yields MDRYEYVLDNQTWYMKQMNPGQGIEQELYDIPPERDIAFSGWHYATIPGDVYSDLQRAGVIEDPYIGRNMVKQAWVQYYEWWYICRFNVPKDFKEKDLQLIFGGIDYSCEIWLNGHRLGKHEGMYSPIKFDVTGLLKTYLDADNASECCNHLVVKLDPPPQTLHNIAGLHHTFSGDYLPGFIPVGIWRSVKIVAYENARIEDLYVHPTLTDAGAILDLTATLELKAAANADYDVVITVSDQDTNIVTKTTERFYPGSNDITAHIGVPEPKLWWPWDMGDQPLYYATVEIYENGRLLDTAKTRFGIREVKMAFNPGFTLDECETPWTFVINGKPIFLRSGCWGGPPSFLYGRNSRKKYEHLLNLAKYGNFNNLRIFGWHPPEVDDFYDICDELGITTWTNFPLSSQVLRDDPPYVNAVLHECGEIVKERRNHPCNIFWMGGEEVFFSEAQVRSHNKRMMKEVGIYIKRYTDIPYADASMMSSAPARKLGYKPKECLHYNGAYYAAGRTAMEDYFANPLLECAIVPELCGAAVPNLESLKKFIPADEIWPPGPSWGYLMANIDILKAINMDIFGDQCYDSIENFIDSTQKSQGEVYKFAIEFIRRKKPHMSGVALCHFITNRPLMKWEIVDYYGVPKQALEYVRKAYAPLVPSVEYRKRRFMPGEEFKAGVWVLNDTYNKYQDLTCKISINYSDGKVDTFTENIAIVAENTNAKFFEISSVVSGEVFDRFTIYVELYNGDEVIASNDYFLLVDDQEEAKNRKAALYQTHREKTLKYGKTLYRDFPEVLELD from the coding sequence ATGGATAGATACGAATATGTGTTAGATAATCAGACATGGTATATGAAACAAATGAACCCTGGTCAAGGAATCGAGCAAGAGTTATACGACATTCCACCAGAGCGCGATATTGCATTTAGCGGTTGGCACTACGCCACCATTCCGGGAGATGTTTATTCGGATTTGCAACGAGCGGGAGTGATCGAAGATCCGTATATTGGTAGAAATATGGTTAAGCAAGCGTGGGTGCAGTACTATGAGTGGTGGTATATTTGTAGATTTAATGTGCCAAAGGATTTTAAAGAGAAGGATTTACAACTGATTTTTGGTGGCATCGACTATAGTTGTGAAATTTGGTTGAACGGGCATCGTCTTGGGAAACACGAAGGAATGTATTCGCCTATCAAGTTTGATGTAACAGGGCTTTTGAAAACGTATTTAGACGCTGATAACGCTAGCGAGTGTTGCAACCATCTAGTAGTGAAACTGGATCCGCCGCCGCAGACTTTGCATAACATCGCGGGATTACATCATACGTTTTCTGGAGACTATTTGCCAGGATTTATTCCGGTGGGTATATGGCGCTCAGTAAAAATTGTAGCGTATGAGAATGCTAGAATCGAGGATTTGTATGTGCATCCGACGCTTACTGACGCAGGAGCAATTTTAGATCTAACAGCCACGTTGGAGCTAAAGGCTGCCGCAAACGCGGATTACGATGTTGTGATTACAGTTTCCGATCAAGATACAAACATCGTCACAAAAACTACGGAACGATTTTATCCGGGGAGTAACGACATTACTGCACACATTGGAGTGCCCGAGCCGAAGCTTTGGTGGCCATGGGATATGGGAGATCAGCCATTATATTATGCAACAGTGGAGATATACGAAAACGGTAGATTGCTAGATACGGCAAAAACCAGATTTGGCATTAGAGAAGTTAAGATGGCCTTTAATCCTGGCTTCACATTGGATGAATGCGAAACTCCATGGACATTTGTTATTAATGGCAAACCGATATTTTTGCGCTCCGGATGCTGGGGAGGCCCTCCTTCATTTTTATATGGCAGAAACTCTCGTAAGAAATATGAGCACTTGCTGAATCTTGCTAAATATGGAAACTTCAATAACCTTAGAATATTCGGATGGCATCCGCCAGAAGTAGATGATTTTTATGACATATGCGATGAGTTGGGAATTACCACTTGGACCAACTTCCCTCTATCTTCTCAGGTTTTGCGAGACGATCCACCGTATGTCAATGCGGTTTTACACGAATGCGGTGAAATAGTTAAAGAAAGACGAAATCATCCTTGTAATATATTTTGGATGGGTGGCGAAGAAGTATTTTTTAGTGAGGCGCAGGTTAGAAGCCATAACAAGCGAATGATGAAAGAAGTGGGAATCTATATCAAACGTTATACAGATATTCCATATGCCGATGCGAGCATGATGAGTTCGGCACCTGCTAGAAAGCTGGGATATAAACCAAAAGAGTGTTTGCATTACAATGGGGCCTACTACGCAGCGGGGCGTACAGCCATGGAAGACTATTTTGCAAATCCGCTTCTCGAATGTGCCATAGTTCCTGAATTATGCGGCGCAGCAGTACCAAACTTAGAGAGTCTCAAAAAATTTATACCTGCAGATGAAATATGGCCTCCAGGACCTTCGTGGGGATACCTAATGGCAAACATCGATATTCTAAAAGCTATTAACATGGATATTTTTGGAGATCAATGCTATGATAGTATAGAGAATTTTATTGATTCAACACAGAAATCGCAAGGTGAAGTTTATAAATTTGCGATTGAATTTATAAGACGCAAAAAGCCTCACATGAGTGGAGTTGCTTTATGTCACTTTATTACAAACAGACCTCTTATGAAATGGGAAATCGTTGATTATTATGGGGTACCAAAACAAGCCTTAGAATATGTTCGCAAAGCATACGCGCCGCTGGTACCATCAGTTGAGTATCGCAAACGCCGATTCATGCCAGGCGAAGAATTTAAGGCTGGGGTGTGGGTATTAAACGATACCTATAATAAGTATCAAGATTTAACATGTAAAATAAGCATCAATTATTCCGATGGCAAAGTGGATACATTCACAGAGAATATAGCTATCGTGGCAGAAAATACAAATGCAAAGTTTTTTGAAATCAGCTCTGTAGTTTCTGGAGAAGTCTTTGATAGATTTACGATTTATGTAGAATTATATAATGGAGATGAAGTAATCGCTAGCAATGACTATTTCTTGTTGGTTGATGATCAAGAAGAGGCCAAAAATCGCAAAGCCGCTTTATATCAAACGCATAGAGAAAAAACACTAAAATACGGCAAAACATTGTATAGAGATTTTCCTGAAGTGTTAGAGTTAGACTAG
- a CDS encoding LL-diaminopimelate aminotransferase, producing MQINENFLNLEQSYLFSTIAKKVTEFSSSNPDAKIIRLGIGDVTLPLTPSVVAAINEAVQEMGEEATFRGYGPEQGYDFLKNTIQDYYKTKGVSLDLNEIFISDGAKSDLGNILDIFGPGTSLIPNPVYPAYLDTNVMAGRKVNFLDGNEDNNFLPMPEDGSGGDLIYLCSPNNPTGATYTREQLKVWVDYAIQNNSIILFDSAYECFVRDANLPTSIYEIEGASSCAIEFCSFSKTAGFTGTRCGYTVIPHTLQVNDTALNKLWLRRQTTKFNGVPYIVQKGAAAIFSEQGQKEIRTNIDYYLENAKIIRDGFAELGFWLVGGDNSPYIWLKCKTDSWTFFDKLLSEAHVVGTPGVGFGTNGEGYFRMSAFGNRENVIEAISRIKKIF from the coding sequence ATGCAAATTAATGAAAACTTCTTAAACTTAGAGCAAAGTTATCTTTTCTCTACTATTGCTAAAAAAGTAACCGAATTTAGTTCATCTAACCCAGATGCCAAAATAATTAGACTAGGTATTGGCGATGTAACGCTTCCTCTAACACCAAGCGTTGTAGCTGCGATAAATGAGGCAGTTCAGGAAATGGGCGAAGAAGCGACGTTTCGCGGATATGGACCAGAACAAGGTTATGACTTTTTGAAAAATACCATTCAAGACTACTATAAAACAAAAGGGGTTTCATTAGATCTAAACGAAATTTTTATTAGTGACGGAGCTAAGAGTGACCTCGGAAATATTTTAGATATCTTTGGCCCAGGAACCAGCTTGATTCCAAATCCAGTATATCCCGCATATCTGGATACAAACGTTATGGCCGGACGCAAAGTTAATTTTTTAGATGGCAATGAAGACAATAATTTTCTGCCAATGCCAGAAGATGGCTCCGGTGGTGATCTAATTTATTTGTGTTCTCCAAATAACCCAACTGGTGCGACCTATACTAGAGAGCAACTTAAAGTCTGGGTCGATTATGCTATCCAAAATAATTCTATCATCTTATTTGACAGCGCGTATGAGTGTTTTGTACGAGACGCAAATTTGCCAACCAGCATTTATGAAATAGAAGGCGCCTCCTCTTGTGCGATAGAGTTTTGTTCCTTTTCCAAAACAGCTGGTTTTACAGGTACTAGATGCGGATATACTGTAATTCCCCACACTCTGCAAGTAAATGATACAGCTCTAAACAAGCTGTGGCTTAGACGACAAACCACCAAATTTAACGGTGTTCCATATATTGTGCAAAAAGGTGCTGCTGCCATATTTAGTGAACAAGGTCAAAAAGAAATTCGAACTAATATTGATTATTATCTCGAAAACGCAAAAATCATTCGTGACGGTTTTGCTGAACTGGGCTTTTGGCTTGTAGGTGGAGATAACTCGCCTTATATATGGCTCAAATGCAAAACGGATTCTTGGACTTTCTTTGACAAGCTTTTAAGCGAAGCCCACGTTGTTGGAACTCCTGGAGTTGGATTTGGAACTAATGGAGAGGGATATTTTAGAATGTCTGCCTTTGGAAATCGCGAAAATGTTATCGAAGCTATCTCAAGAATAAAAAAAATCTTTTAA